In Pyrus communis chromosome 8, drPyrComm1.1, whole genome shotgun sequence, one genomic interval encodes:
- the LOC137743836 gene encoding cytochrome P450 71AU50-like: MALWIWLTIGVLALVRIVQACISKTKNKNKMLPPGPRGFPIFGSLHLLGKFPTMDLHQLAQKYGDIMYLRLGLQHTVVVSSARAAELFLKTHDLNFASRPPNEGAKHLIFGQKSLSFAEYGSYWTNMRRICMLELLSNQKINSFKSMRREEVAFLIKSVQEDANNRRIANLTDKVMSLGIDMTCRMVFGKKYKDEEFGGRGIASVMKEGMKLAAAPNLGDFIPCIAPLDLQGLTKKMKAVNKAFDEFFEKVIDEHLQYKDKERTKDFIDALLAHMGSEGSDYRIERLNIKAMMSDMFAASADTSSTTVQWALSELLRHPQVMKKVQKELENVVGLKRMVEESDMEKLEYLDMVVKETMRLHPVVPLLLPHAAIEDCTVDGYHIPKKSRIIINAWAIGRDPSAWEDAEKFVPERFEDNNVDVRGHHFQLVPFGSGRRRCVGMQLGITVVHFVLAQLVHCFDWELPDNMLPNELDMTEEFGLVVSRAKNLLAIPSYRLQN, from the exons ATGGCACTTTGGATTTGGTTAACAATTGGGGTGCTTGCCCTTGTTCGCATCGTGCAAGCATGCATATCAAAAaccaagaacaagaacaagatgtTACCTCCTGGTCCGAGAGGGTTTCCTATTTTTGGCAGCCTCCATTTGTTAGGGAAGTTCCCTACCATGGATCTTCATCAACTAGCCCAGAAATACGGTGACATCATGTACTTGAGGTTAGGCCTCCAGCATACCGTCGTTGTCTCGTCCGCACGAGCGGCCGAGCTGTTCCTCAAAACACACGACCTTAATTTCGCAAGTAGACCACCTAATGAAGGTGCAAAGCACCTCATCTTTGGGCAAAAAAGCTTGAGCTTTGCTGAGTATGGCTCGTATTGGACGAACATGCGAAGGATTTGCATGCTCGAATTACTTAGCAACCAAAAGATCAACTCTTTCAAGTCCATGAGGAGAGAAGAGGTTGCTTTCTTGATAAAATCTGTTCAAGAGGACGCCAATAATCGACGCATTGCCAATCTCACTGACAAGGTCATGTCGCTCGGGATTGACATGACCTGCCGGATGGTATTTGGGAAGAAGTACAAGGACGAGGAGTTTGGCGGGAGGGGTATCGCGTCTGTGATGAAAGAGGGTATGAAACTAGCAGCAGCACCTAACTTGGGAGATTTCATTCCTTGTATTGCACCGCTTGATCTGCAAGGGCTCACTAAAAAAATGAAGGCTGTTAACAAGGcgtttgatgaattttttgagAAGGTTATTGACGAGCATCTTCAATACAAGGATAAAGAAAGAACAAAGGACTTCATCGATGCCCTGCTGGCCCACATGGGGTCTGAAGGATCCGACTACCGAATCGAACGCTTGAATATCAAAGCCATGATGTCG GACATGTTTGCGGCTTCAGCGGACACATCATCAACGACAGTCCAGTGGGCGCTCTCGGAACTCTTGAGGCATCCACAGGTTATGAAGAAAGTCCAAAAGGAGTTAGAAAATGTTGTAGGTCTCAAAAGAATGGTGGAGGAATCAGACATGGAGAAATTAGAGTATTTGGACATGGTAGTGAAAGAAACCATGAGGCTACATCCTGTGGTACCATTGTTGCTTCCTCATGCAGCCATCGAAGATTGCACTGTCGATGGCTACCACATACCGAAGAAGTCACGCATTATCATAAACGCGTGGGCAATCGGGAGAGACCCGAGTGCTTGGGAAGATGCAGAGAAGTTCGTACCAGAGAGGTTTGAGGATAACAATGTTGATGTTAGAGGACACCACTTTCAGCTTGTACCGTTTGGCTCAGGCAGAAGACGTTGTGTTGGAATGCAGTTAGGGATTACTGTGGTACACTTTGTGTTGGCACAGCTTGTGCATTGTTTTGATTGGGAACTTCCTGATAACATGCTGCCAAATGAGTTGGATATGACTGAGGAGTTTGGTCTAGTAGTTTCAAGGGCCAAGAATCTGCTCGCCATTCCCTCATATCGCCTTCAGAATTGA